The Akkermansia muciniphila genome contains a region encoding:
- a CDS encoding MFS transporter, whose product METQPRSRLGPFVALTFIYFLVGFLSTVNGQFQGPLQSAFLSDAGTLKNTFITLIPFFFFLAYLVNGNIASRWINRYGYKTTLIRGLLFMVLGLAVFFLSAWFTVQFGDLRTTIAGASIPYGYFIFLAGSYAMGTAATVLQVVINPYVTSYELKGTQPVQRLNIVCAVNSFGTTIAPFFVTGILFAGLPMESVHVRQLMLPLLVLGVLIALVTLMTKRLYLPNIRDTTAGEGEKLERSIWSFRHLTLGVIAIFFYVGAEVSVGINVNLHALELSNSDEPLLFLGSSNLVVWGVDLGIPALLASLYWGGLMVGRIVSSWLNHISPRVQLTAATSAAAILTLVAIYTHNLWVLVSVGLFHSVMWGCIFTLATVGLKKYTAKASGIFMMGVFGGAVFPFLQGALTDALGSWRWSWMLVFLCELVMLAYALAGSRVRKEDLLEGTD is encoded by the coding sequence ATGGAAACACAACCGCGTTCACGCCTGGGCCCCTTCGTTGCCCTGACCTTCATTTATTTTCTCGTCGGGTTCCTGTCCACCGTGAACGGCCAATTCCAGGGGCCTTTGCAAAGCGCCTTCCTGTCGGACGCCGGCACCCTGAAAAACACGTTCATCACCCTGATTCCCTTTTTCTTTTTCCTGGCATACCTGGTGAACGGGAACATCGCTTCCCGCTGGATCAACCGCTACGGCTACAAGACCACGCTGATACGGGGCCTTCTGTTCATGGTGCTCGGGCTGGCCGTCTTTTTCCTGTCCGCATGGTTCACCGTCCAGTTCGGGGACCTGCGCACGACAATCGCCGGGGCCAGCATCCCGTACGGCTATTTTATTTTCCTGGCGGGTTCCTATGCCATGGGCACCGCGGCCACGGTTTTGCAAGTCGTCATTAATCCCTACGTGACGTCCTATGAATTGAAGGGAACCCAGCCCGTCCAGCGTCTCAACATTGTGTGCGCCGTAAACTCCTTCGGAACGACGATCGCGCCGTTTTTCGTGACCGGCATCCTGTTTGCCGGGCTGCCCATGGAGAGCGTCCACGTGCGGCAGCTGATGCTTCCCCTGCTTGTCCTGGGCGTCCTGATTGCGCTGGTCACCCTGATGACGAAGCGGCTTTACCTGCCCAACATCCGGGACACCACGGCCGGAGAAGGTGAGAAGCTGGAACGCAGCATCTGGTCCTTCCGGCATTTGACGCTGGGAGTGATCGCCATTTTCTTTTATGTGGGCGCGGAGGTATCCGTGGGCATCAACGTGAACCTGCATGCCCTGGAACTCAGCAATTCGGATGAACCGCTGCTGTTCCTGGGTTCCAGCAACCTGGTGGTGTGGGGGGTGGACCTGGGCATTCCGGCCCTGCTGGCCTCCCTGTACTGGGGCGGCCTGATGGTGGGGCGCATCGTTTCCAGCTGGCTGAACCATATCTCCCCCCGCGTCCAGTTGACGGCGGCAACCTCCGCGGCGGCCATTCTGACGCTGGTGGCCATTTACACCCATAACCTGTGGGTGCTGGTTTCCGTAGGATTGTTCCATTCCGTCATGTGGGGCTGTATTTTCACGCTCGCCACCGTGGGATTGAAAAAATATACCGCCAAGGCTTCCGGCATTTTCATGATGGGCGTGTTCGGCGGCGCCGTTTTCCCCTTCCTCCAGGGAGCTCTGACGGACGCGCTGGGAAGCTGGCGCTGGTCATGGATGCTTGTCTTCCTCTGTGAACTGGTCATGCTTGCCTACGCCCTTGCAGGTTCCCGAGTCAGGAAAGAGGACTTGCTGGAAGGAACGGACTGA
- a CDS encoding PfkB family carbohydrate kinase: MYDVVALGELLVDFTPCGVSAQELPVYQANPGGAPCNVLSMLSRLGRRTAFIGKVGHDMFGKMLRRTLQEEGIDDSGLVSSREVNTTLAFVQIDEQGDRDFSFYRNPGADMKLTAGEVDMALVENTRVFHFGTISMTHGDVRRATRHAVSHAREKGALITFDPNLRPLLWPSLELAREQMLYGCGACSVMKIETEELLFLTGCSSMKEGLDALKRKFGNLRLILVTGGREGSWASYGDRLVYQPTFLKVNTIDTTGAGDAFFGSCLDWILETGLENLTEGQLADMLLFANAAASIVTTRKGAIRSMPAREEVLALMAEGV, from the coding sequence ATGTATGACGTCGTAGCTCTCGGAGAACTGCTGGTGGACTTCACCCCCTGCGGAGTGAGCGCCCAGGAACTGCCCGTTTACCAGGCCAATCCGGGGGGCGCCCCCTGCAATGTCCTCTCCATGCTGTCCCGGCTGGGGCGCAGGACCGCCTTCATCGGCAAGGTGGGGCATGACATGTTCGGGAAAATGCTCCGGCGCACGCTTCAGGAGGAAGGCATTGACGATTCCGGGCTGGTCTCTTCCCGGGAAGTCAACACCACCCTGGCCTTCGTCCAGATTGACGAACAGGGCGACCGTGATTTTTCCTTTTACCGCAATCCCGGCGCGGACATGAAACTGACCGCCGGGGAGGTGGACATGGCGCTGGTGGAAAACACGCGCGTCTTCCACTTCGGGACGATCTCCATGACGCACGGCGACGTGCGGCGCGCCACCCGGCATGCCGTCAGCCATGCCCGGGAAAAGGGGGCTCTCATCACCTTTGATCCCAATCTCCGGCCTCTCCTCTGGCCCAGTCTGGAGCTGGCCCGGGAACAAATGCTCTATGGCTGCGGCGCGTGCAGCGTCATGAAAATAGAAACGGAGGAACTTCTCTTCCTCACCGGCTGTTCCTCCATGAAGGAAGGACTGGATGCCCTGAAAAGGAAATTCGGCAATCTCCGCCTCATCCTCGTGACGGGGGGCAGGGAAGGCAGTTGGGCTTCCTATGGAGACAGGCTTGTTTACCAGCCTACATTCCTGAAGGTCAACACCATTGACACGACGGGAGCCGGAGACGCCTTTTTTGGTTCCTGCCTGGACTGGATTCTGGAAACGGGACTGGAAAACCTGACGGAAGGACAGTTGGCGGACATGCTTTTATTCGCCAACGCCGCCGCTTCCATCGTGACGACGCGCAAGGGAGCCATCCGCTCCATGCCGGCCCGTGAAGAAGTCCTGGCCCTGATGGCTGAAGGCGTTTAA
- a CDS encoding mannitol dehydrogenase family protein: MKKELKRQGKAKIPGAPVPYDRTTIQPGIVHIGVGNFHRAHEEFYTNQLLGMGGRDEWGISGVALLPQDEPLYKALKSQDGLYTLTVCGRDGRDEFYEIGSLVDLAWGPEDPKKVIDRIADPRTKIITLTITEGGYNLDKETGEFMLGSKDVKHDLEHPDHPRTVFGFLAAGLRKRRKDGAGPVTVLSCDNLQHNGDTARKAFTSFIEAQDPELAQWVKKNVTFPNSMVDRITPAVTPDDVKRLDAQSGVEDAAPVYSEDFIQWVIEDDFIAGRPDWEAVGVEFTDDVSAYENMKLSLLNASHSLLSYPAFLAGYRRVDEAVGDERFARYLRLFMDRDAGPYVPPPGSTDLELYKKTLLERFGNKAVSDQISRLCFDGVSKIPVYVMPVLTKMIRDGADLERLAFFVAAYRHYLKHGKDDRGQAYEVNEPWLTKEDRKLIASGDPLDFLALSPFRSTDLKAADKFAGQYLEMVEKLEQDGVLPVLEQLVLP; the protein is encoded by the coding sequence ATGAAGAAGGAACTGAAACGACAGGGCAAGGCGAAGATTCCGGGAGCTCCCGTTCCCTATGACAGGACAACCATTCAGCCGGGAATCGTCCACATAGGAGTGGGCAATTTCCACCGCGCGCATGAAGAGTTTTACACGAACCAGCTTCTGGGCATGGGCGGCCGTGATGAATGGGGGATTTCCGGTGTGGCCCTGCTGCCGCAGGACGAGCCCCTTTACAAGGCTCTGAAGAGCCAGGACGGCCTTTACACGCTGACGGTCTGCGGCCGCGACGGCAGGGACGAGTTTTATGAAATAGGCTCCCTGGTGGATCTGGCGTGGGGGCCTGAGGACCCCAAAAAGGTCATCGACAGGATTGCGGACCCCCGGACTAAAATCATCACCCTGACCATTACGGAAGGGGGGTACAATCTGGATAAGGAGACCGGAGAGTTCATGCTCGGCAGCAAGGACGTGAAACATGACCTGGAACACCCGGATCATCCCCGTACGGTTTTCGGCTTCCTGGCCGCCGGATTGCGGAAAAGGCGGAAGGACGGCGCAGGCCCCGTAACCGTTTTATCCTGTGACAACCTCCAGCATAACGGGGATACGGCCCGGAAGGCGTTTACTTCCTTTATCGAAGCCCAGGACCCCGAACTGGCGCAGTGGGTGAAGAAGAACGTGACGTTCCCCAACAGCATGGTGGACCGCATTACGCCCGCCGTCACGCCGGACGACGTCAAACGGCTGGACGCGCAGAGCGGCGTGGAAGACGCCGCCCCCGTCTATTCGGAGGATTTCATCCAGTGGGTGATTGAAGATGATTTCATTGCCGGGCGGCCGGACTGGGAAGCCGTGGGCGTTGAGTTTACGGACGACGTTTCCGCTTATGAGAACATGAAGCTCAGCCTGCTGAACGCGTCCCACTCCCTGCTGTCCTACCCCGCCTTTCTAGCCGGGTACCGACGGGTGGACGAGGCGGTAGGGGATGAGCGGTTTGCCCGCTACCTGCGCCTTTTCATGGACCGGGACGCGGGCCCCTACGTTCCACCGCCGGGGAGCACGGATTTGGAGCTGTATAAGAAGACCCTGCTGGAACGCTTCGGCAACAAGGCGGTGAGCGACCAGATCAGCCGCTTGTGCTTTGACGGCGTTTCCAAGATTCCCGTGTATGTGATGCCCGTTTTAACGAAGATGATCAGGGACGGCGCAGACCTGGAACGCCTGGCGTTTTTCGTAGCCGCCTACCGCCATTACCTGAAGCACGGGAAGGATGACCGGGGACAGGCTTACGAAGTGAACGAACCCTGGCTGACGAAAGAGGACCGGAAACTGATCGCCAGCGGCGACCCGCTGGATTTCCTTGCCCTGTCCCCCTTCCGGAGCACGGATTTGAAGGCGGCGGACAAGTTCGCCGGCCAGTATCTGGAGATGGTGGAGAAACTTGAACAAGACGGCGTCCTCCCCGTTCTGGAACAATTGGTTCTTCCGTAG
- a CDS encoding YopT-type cysteine protease domain-containing protein: protein MFRKVDFPSGKTIMFSASSSWNDAPSTISLRRIMKTIKSFSQGQLISQTGNIYPSGICLGLVTYWLIACHRHEENQFWADIEHSISPPRNQPISKAPLIYGEGYAAKASVFHEQNDMADVIVRSREKMAIEGGMRMLHNEMVPVNFFQNNFMDYAISKILQQDVTYTILAIRGAEPNGHAIGIHNEKGKVHIFDPNFFVLECGSKTDLPGELKEAFLTIDHCYQGRFNKSFHLDAFY, encoded by the coding sequence ATGTTCCGGAAAGTTGATTTTCCATCTGGGAAAACCATCATGTTCTCCGCCTCTTCTTCATGGAATGATGCGCCCTCAACCATTTCATTAAGAAGAATCATGAAAACAATAAAATCATTCAGCCAGGGGCAGTTAATCAGCCAGACAGGGAATATTTATCCTTCCGGAATATGTCTGGGCCTGGTCACTTATTGGCTCATTGCATGCCATCGTCATGAAGAAAATCAATTCTGGGCCGATATTGAACACAGCATCAGTCCGCCCCGCAATCAGCCCATTTCAAAAGCTCCCCTTATTTATGGAGAGGGATACGCGGCAAAAGCCTCCGTTTTCCATGAACAAAACGACATGGCGGATGTCATTGTCCGTAGCCGTGAAAAAATGGCTATTGAAGGGGGAATGCGGATGCTGCATAACGAGATGGTTCCAGTAAACTTCTTCCAAAATAATTTTATGGATTACGCTATTTCCAAGATTTTACAACAGGACGTCACCTACACGATTTTAGCCATTCGAGGAGCCGAACCTAATGGACATGCCATCGGCATTCACAACGAAAAGGGAAAGGTGCACATTTTTGACCCCAACTTCTTCGTTCTGGAGTGCGGCAGCAAGACCGATCTGCCAGGAGAACTCAAAGAGGCGTTCCTGACCATTGATCATTGTTACCAAGGCCGGTTTAATAAAAGCTTTCACCTGGATGCTTTTTATTAA